From the Pseudoalteromonas tunicata genome, one window contains:
- a CDS encoding YqgE/AlgH family protein, whose product MQSLENHFLIAMPTMQDPSFKQSVTYICEHSETGAMGLVINHPTDFTVGQLLEKIDLENDKTCGSTRQLVFAGGPVDTDRGFVLHSTKYGFTTSSALSDQIMITTSKDVLASLTTEQSPDKFLITLGYAGWGAGQLEQELQQNAWLTIKADPSIIFDTPAHLRWEKAIAMLGINLSMLSHQVGHA is encoded by the coding sequence ATGCAATCATTAGAAAATCATTTTTTAATTGCAATGCCAACCATGCAAGACCCTAGCTTTAAACAATCGGTTACCTATATTTGCGAACACAGTGAAACCGGTGCTATGGGATTAGTTATTAATCACCCAACGGATTTTACCGTTGGGCAATTGCTTGAAAAAATTGATCTCGAAAATGACAAAACCTGTGGTTCCACTCGTCAGTTAGTGTTTGCCGGCGGACCAGTTGATACCGACCGAGGTTTTGTACTACACAGCACCAAATATGGTTTTACCACCAGCTCAGCACTTAGCGATCAAATAATGATCACCACCTCAAAAGATGTTTTAGCCAGTCTGACGACGGAACAATCCCCAGATAAATTCTTAATTACACTTGGATATGCGGGTTGGGGAGCTGGACAATTAGAGCAAGAGTTGCAACAAAATGCATGGTTAACAATTAAAGCCGATCCTAGCATTATATTTGATACTCCCGCCCATCTTCGCTGGGAAAAAGCCATCGCCATGCTTGGTATAAACTTGAGCATGCTTAGTCACCAAGTTGGCCATGCCTAG
- the gshB gene encoding glutathione synthase has product MTIKLGIISDPISGFNIKKDTGFAMMEEAQKRGYEVHYMEMDDLFLRQGQAYATSAKAKVFNDVNHWYELEEKQTIALADLDVILMRKDPPFDTEYIYATYILERAEQAGALVINKPQSLRDANEKLFTAWFSEFTPDTLVTRSQQQIRHFLAEHGDIIIKPLDGMGGASIFRVKQDDPNIGVICETLTEHGARFAMVQNYVPEIVQGDKRILVVDGEVIPYCLARIPQGGETRGNLAAGGRGEARPLSESDFKIANAIAPILKEKGLIFVGLDVIGDKLTEINVTAPTCVREIQAAFDISITGILFDAIERRLSTR; this is encoded by the coding sequence ATGACTATCAAGCTCGGCATTATCTCAGATCCCATTTCAGGATTTAATATCAAAAAAGACACCGGCTTTGCCATGATGGAAGAAGCGCAAAAACGCGGCTATGAAGTCCACTACATGGAAATGGATGATCTTTTTTTGCGCCAAGGCCAAGCGTATGCAACCAGTGCAAAAGCTAAAGTATTTAATGATGTAAATCATTGGTATGAGCTTGAAGAAAAGCAAACCATTGCCTTAGCTGATCTTGATGTGATTTTAATGCGCAAAGATCCCCCTTTTGATACAGAATACATCTATGCCACTTACATTTTAGAGCGCGCCGAACAAGCAGGAGCGTTAGTGATCAATAAACCGCAAAGTTTACGTGATGCTAATGAAAAATTATTTACTGCCTGGTTTAGTGAATTCACCCCAGATACTTTAGTCACACGCAGCCAACAACAAATTAGGCATTTTTTAGCTGAGCATGGCGATATTATTATCAAACCACTTGATGGCATGGGTGGCGCATCTATTTTTCGGGTAAAACAAGACGACCCAAATATCGGCGTAATCTGCGAAACACTTACAGAGCATGGCGCTCGCTTTGCAATGGTACAAAATTACGTACCAGAAATAGTTCAAGGTGATAAACGCATTTTAGTGGTTGATGGTGAAGTGATCCCATACTGCTTGGCTCGTATTCCACAAGGCGGCGAAACCCGTGGTAATTTAGCCGCAGGAGGCCGTGGTGAAGCACGCCCATTAAGTGAATCAGATTTTAAAATTGCCAATGCGATTGCACCTATACTCAAAGAGAAAGGGCTTATCTTTGTAGGACTTGATGTTATCGGTGACAAATTAACTGAAATCAATGTCACAGCCCCAACATGTGTGCGAGAAATTCAAGCTGCGTTTGATATTTCTATTACAGGCATATTATTTGATGCGATTGAGCGTCGCTTAAGTACGCGTTAG
- the rsmE gene encoding 16S rRNA (uracil(1498)-N(3))-methyltransferase, whose product MRIPHIYHPGSIEIGQILQLDDDAAGHIGRVLRMSIGDKVCLFNGQGGQFLAELTEVSKKGVNVQIESFEEHDVESPLKIHLGQGISRGDKMDFTIQKSVELGVTEITPLFTERCGVKLSGDRLEKKHQQWQKIAIAAAEQSGRNFVTVIHPPIKLEQWLSQQSDELKLTLHPRAEHSIKTITKPTEGLRFIVGPEGGFTDAEMLMTKNSGFIDIRLGPRILRTETAALTVLSALQLEFGDLA is encoded by the coding sequence ATGCGCATCCCTCATATTTATCATCCAGGCTCAATTGAAATTGGCCAAATACTCCAACTTGACGATGATGCCGCAGGTCATATCGGCCGGGTTTTACGCATGTCTATTGGTGACAAGGTCTGTTTATTTAATGGCCAAGGAGGACAGTTTTTAGCTGAACTGACTGAAGTCTCGAAAAAAGGGGTCAATGTACAAATCGAGAGTTTTGAAGAGCATGATGTTGAATCCCCCCTTAAAATCCATTTAGGCCAAGGGATTTCACGCGGTGATAAAATGGATTTTACCATTCAAAAATCAGTAGAACTTGGCGTTACAGAAATCACCCCATTATTTACCGAGCGCTGCGGAGTAAAATTAAGCGGTGACCGCCTCGAGAAAAAACATCAGCAGTGGCAAAAAATTGCGATTGCAGCGGCGGAGCAATCAGGCCGTAATTTTGTTACGGTTATCCACCCGCCAATTAAACTTGAACAATGGCTCAGTCAACAAAGTGACGAGCTCAAACTCACGCTACACCCAAGGGCTGAGCACAGTATTAAAACCATTACAAAACCGACCGAAGGATTACGGTTTATTGTGGGCCCTGAAGGCGGCTTTACCGATGCTGAAATGTTGATGACTAAAAATAGCGGTTTTATTGATATTCGTTTAGGACCAAGAATTTTACGAACTGAAACAGCGGCTTTAACGGTCTTAAGTGCATTGCAACTTGAGTTTGGTGATTTAGCTTAA
- a CDS encoding ABC transporter ATP-binding protein, translated as MSLILQVDELTRSFGKVNAVNGISFNVKQGTCFGLLGPNGAGKTTTIEMLEGIVKPSSGKILYQGKPLTESIYQELGIQFQHTAIQDYLTVKETLEMFGAFYHHTIALDELIELCQLEDFLQQDHRKLSGGQKQRLLLALALINDPKLIFLDEPTTGLDPHSRRLFWQLVNKIKANGKTIILTTHYMDEAEYLCDEIAIMDKGKIIALDTPDNLLKQHFKGALIKLNGSAFNHDAVMPFEYQVVADKILIQSADIQATLLQLINQEIALDGLQVKSATLDDLFLKLTGHGLNMKEEPAHV; from the coding sequence ATGAGTTTAATTTTACAGGTGGATGAACTAACTCGATCATTTGGCAAAGTGAATGCTGTTAATGGAATTAGTTTTAATGTGAAGCAAGGAACTTGCTTTGGTCTATTAGGACCTAATGGGGCTGGTAAAACCACCACCATTGAAATGCTCGAAGGGATAGTAAAACCGTCTTCGGGAAAAATTTTATATCAAGGTAAACCACTGACTGAGTCTATTTATCAAGAGTTAGGAATTCAATTTCAGCATACTGCGATTCAGGATTATTTAACGGTAAAAGAAACGCTTGAGATGTTTGGCGCATTTTATCACCATACGATTGCGTTAGATGAACTGATTGAATTATGTCAACTTGAGGATTTTTTACAGCAAGATCATCGCAAGTTATCAGGTGGGCAAAAACAGCGTTTACTGCTTGCGCTTGCGTTGATTAATGATCCTAAACTGATTTTTTTAGATGAGCCAACCACAGGGCTCGATCCTCATAGTCGTCGATTATTTTGGCAGTTAGTCAATAAAATTAAAGCGAATGGTAAAACTATCATTTTAACCACACATTACATGGATGAAGCTGAATATCTATGTGATGAAATTGCGATTATGGATAAAGGTAAAATTATTGCCCTCGATACTCCGGATAATCTATTAAAACAGCACTTTAAAGGTGCACTGATTAAACTCAATGGCAGTGCGTTTAATCACGATGCGGTGATGCCGTTTGAGTACCAAGTGGTGGCTGATAAAATTTTAATTCAAAGTGCGGATATACAAGCAACGCTATTACAGCTTATTAATCAAGAGATTGCCCTCGATGGTTTACAAGTTAAATCGGCAACCTTAGATGACTTATTTTTGAAATTGACCGGCCATGGTCTGAATATGAAAGAAGAGCCTGCGCATGTTTAA
- a CDS encoding ABC transporter permease has protein sequence MFKRFLAVFKARNYEFFRDRSALGWNIMFPILLLVGFAFIFSGDGKSLYKIGILGEKPVNAFTQLQHVEFVAYQQVDVAEQKLRQHKLDLLVDFNAARYWVNDSSANGYMAEKLLLASETKLVKQVITGKEIRYLDWVVPGILGMNMMFSCLFGIGYVIVRYRKNSVLKRLHATPLKPIEFLTAQICSRLFIILLLSSVIFIGCNVMFDFYMVGIYFDLFIITLLGAFSLIALGLLVAARSESEEFTGGMLNLTSWPMMMLSGVWFSLEGSPGFIQTIAQFFPLTHLLEGARQIMLEGASLWQIKQQVLALFVMSVVFLVLGAWLFRWQGQAR, from the coding sequence ATGTTTAAACGATTCTTAGCTGTTTTTAAAGCCCGTAATTATGAGTTTTTTCGTGATCGTTCCGCATTAGGTTGGAATATCATGTTTCCAATTTTATTATTGGTAGGTTTTGCCTTTATTTTTTCGGGCGATGGTAAATCTTTATATAAAATTGGGATTTTAGGTGAAAAACCAGTTAATGCTTTTACTCAGTTGCAGCATGTTGAATTTGTCGCTTATCAACAAGTAGATGTGGCTGAACAAAAATTACGTCAACATAAACTCGATTTGTTAGTTGATTTTAATGCCGCACGTTACTGGGTCAATGACTCATCCGCTAATGGTTATATGGCAGAGAAATTATTGTTGGCAAGTGAAACTAAATTAGTTAAGCAGGTCATTACCGGTAAAGAAATTCGTTATCTCGATTGGGTGGTCCCTGGCATTTTGGGGATGAACATGATGTTTTCATGCTTATTTGGCATTGGTTATGTCATCGTCAGATATCGTAAAAACTCGGTTTTGAAGCGTTTACATGCCACGCCATTAAAACCCATTGAGTTTTTGACGGCACAAATATGTTCGCGATTATTTATTATCTTGTTACTCAGTAGTGTTATTTTTATTGGCTGTAACGTCATGTTTGATTTTTATATGGTGGGCATCTATTTCGATTTATTTATTATTACGTTACTGGGGGCTTTTTCGCTGATTGCATTGGGGCTTTTAGTTGCAGCTCGTTCTGAATCGGAAGAATTTACCGGAGGTATGCTTAACCTGACTTCATGGCCAATGATGATGTTATCAGGAGTGTGGTTTTCTCTAGAAGGCAGCCCTGGTTTTATTCAAACCATAGCGCAATTCTTTCCGCTGACTCATCTACTTGAAGGGGCAAGGCAAATCATGCTCGAAGGCGCCTCGCTTTGGCAAATCAAGCAGCAAGTATTAGCATTGTTTGTGATGAGCGTGGTTTTTTTAGTGCTTGGAGCGTGGCTGTTTCGTTGGCAAGGCCAAGCTCGTTAA
- a CDS encoding Crp/Fnr family transcriptional regulator, with translation MDQYQHLLTLVAQKHQLAVQSFAAGESLFLQGSLEPRLFWIKKGLVKLVFIQPDGKEFIKAFLAEDDLAGSLLSVVFGEPSPYSCYCLEACDIIAIPYKDLKAIAVKTPELRDVELQFMHQLTARKEDREFQFLCLTPEQRYVRFIEQYPHILKRISQAELARFLGVTPVALSRIKSRYLAQLS, from the coding sequence ATGGACCAATATCAACATCTATTAACACTTGTAGCACAAAAGCATCAATTAGCTGTGCAATCATTTGCAGCCGGAGAGTCGTTATTTTTGCAAGGTAGCTTAGAGCCTAGGTTATTTTGGATAAAAAAAGGCTTGGTTAAACTGGTTTTTATCCAACCGGATGGCAAGGAGTTTATTAAAGCTTTTTTAGCTGAAGATGATTTGGCTGGCAGTTTGTTAAGTGTGGTGTTTGGAGAGCCTTCTCCTTATTCTTGTTACTGTCTAGAGGCATGTGACATTATTGCTATCCCTTATAAAGACTTAAAAGCAATAGCAGTTAAAACGCCAGAGCTAAGGGATGTTGAATTACAATTTATGCATCAATTAACCGCACGTAAAGAAGATCGTGAATTCCAATTTTTATGTTTAACTCCAGAGCAACGTTATGTCAGATTTATTGAGCAGTACCCACATATTTTAAAGCGAATTAGTCAGGCTGAACTCGCGCGCTTTTTAGGGGTAACCCCTGTTGCTCTTAGTCGAATAAAGTCTCGTTATTTAGCGCAATTAAGCTAA
- a CDS encoding globin family protein yields MTPHQVELVQASWEKVVPIAKDAADLFYGKLFELNPALRPLFHGDVEEQGKKLMQILTTVVRGLKQFDKLEMAVWQLGRRHVAYQISIQDFNTVAEALLWTLQQGLQQAFSAEVKQAWVEAYTIVAGVMQAGMEYEYANFDKWKAAQQ; encoded by the coding sequence ATGACACCACATCAAGTGGAATTGGTACAGGCATCGTGGGAAAAAGTGGTTCCAATAGCTAAAGATGCTGCCGATTTGTTTTATGGTAAGTTGTTTGAGCTTAACCCTGCACTTAGGCCTTTATTTCATGGTGATGTTGAAGAGCAAGGTAAAAAACTAATGCAAATATTGACCACAGTTGTGCGAGGATTAAAGCAGTTTGATAAGCTCGAAATGGCGGTATGGCAACTAGGTCGTCGCCATGTAGCTTATCAAATATCAATTCAAGATTTTAATACTGTTGCTGAGGCGTTACTTTGGACGCTACAACAAGGGTTGCAACAAGCGTTTAGTGCTGAGGTAAAACAAGCTTGGGTTGAAGCTTACACCATAGTAGCTGGAGTGATGCAAGCAGGTATGGAATATGAATATGCCAACTTTGATAAATGGAAGGCAGCGCAACAATAG
- a CDS encoding DUF350 domain-containing protein, translating to MAYLPLLQQAFIALLSTFIFAFFVILMVRFHTQKKIKQGLADELAKKDNFAAGISYAAHLFTVLLIIGYLFRHLSFTDIKADLLYGFILISVATAFSYIGKQIHNKWVLSRFNEEQEIAKRNVSAALIESGAFLGNALIILGLYKWSHSQSMDGLLIITSCFILLQFFLVVHRKWQEWLFANSNQGTALQTYLSLDNTALGLRFSSQTLALCMAIYAGLSYAPFYAGVFVDNILVVLSYCGILVILQQIISALFTRIALPKINTENEIEQQDNIGVACVELAIYLAVGLILIALFNR from the coding sequence ATGGCCTATCTGCCCCTACTACAACAAGCTTTTATTGCATTGCTAAGCACCTTTATCTTCGCTTTTTTTGTGATCTTAATGGTACGCTTTCACACTCAAAAAAAAATCAAACAAGGACTCGCTGACGAGCTCGCAAAAAAAGATAATTTCGCTGCAGGAATAAGCTATGCCGCGCATTTATTTACGGTATTACTTATTATTGGTTATTTATTTCGCCATCTTAGCTTTACTGATATCAAAGCCGATTTACTCTATGGTTTTATTTTAATAAGTGTCGCAACCGCTTTTAGTTACATTGGTAAGCAAATTCATAATAAATGGGTATTAAGCCGCTTTAATGAAGAACAAGAGATAGCCAAACGCAATGTCTCTGCGGCCTTAATTGAATCTGGTGCATTTTTAGGCAATGCCCTGATTATTTTAGGACTTTATAAATGGTCACACAGTCAAAGTATGGATGGTTTATTAATCATCACTAGTTGCTTTATCCTATTACAGTTTTTTTTAGTGGTACATCGAAAATGGCAAGAATGGTTATTTGCTAACAGCAACCAAGGGACCGCATTACAAACCTACTTAAGTTTAGATAATACCGCGTTAGGGCTTAGGTTTAGCAGCCAAACTTTAGCGCTGTGCATGGCAATTTATGCCGGGCTATCATATGCGCCTTTTTATGCAGGGGTATTTGTCGATAATATTTTAGTGGTACTTAGTTATTGCGGTATTTTAGTTATTTTACAACAGATTATCAGCGCCCTATTTACCCGCATTGCCTTACCTAAAATAAATACAGAGAATGAAATTGAACAGCAAGATAATATTGGCGTAGCCTGTGTCGAGCTTGCTATTTACTTAGCTGTTGGATTAATTCTGATTGCTCTGTTTAATCGCTAA
- the glnE gene encoding bifunctional [glutamate--ammonia ligase]-adenylyl-L-tyrosine phosphorylase/[glutamate--ammonia-ligase] adenylyltransferase codes for MDKMQLVEPLLSLGQKRFSELFAQRVPHNDIVQLLALSDFAYQVLASDSSLIEWLLDEQQCQSRAIVSALPDDLVSLDEKQCFQLLRRYRQRYWLKVAYLDLVRKNPIDDSIAYISKLSDQLIDDAYRYAYQQVAITCGMPIDKQGEPMPMLILGMGKLGGFELNYSSDIDLIFSYPYQCDTQGGRRAIEGHVFFTKVAQKVIAALNQVTPDGQVFRVDMRLRPFGESGPLVMSFTAVEEYYQEQGRDWERYAMLKARLIGQKNNYWPEFYALLKPFVYRRYIDFSVIESLRKMKAMIAQEVRRKGLKGNIKLGSGGIREVEFVVQAFQMIRGGREATLQTQSLLLALQELVILEAIALADATKLKDAYLFLRKIEQYLQIFNNEQTQTLPVEPLNQARLCCLLAVSSYDDVLKLIDTYMQQIHGEFSVMVGVEKEHQDDEGGQYDTLWNEPDFSQLELSWGADNEQAWQNVLFEFKQQMAKKRIGSRGRDILDKLMPQLLHQLVVTTNDVNVLKMTLAVIEQVASRTAYLELLYENLGALKQLIKLCSHSRWIGEHLARYPILLDELIDPAILYRPLALNAYRSEIRQYFLRIEPQDLELQMEALRQFKQTHQLRIAAADATHVIDIMKVSDHLTALAEAIVEQSVEIAWQHMVSRFGYPQGADEHNKGFAVIAYGKAGGLELGYDSDLDLVFVHNSDATSLTNGDKQIDSRQFYLKLAQRLMHLFNTRTSSGILYELDPRLRPEGASGLLAINIETFGLYQNEQAWTWEHQALVRTRMIYGQESLQQRFSDIRHQVLALVRDKQALKVQVREMREKMREHLAKGDGLQFDLKQDVGGMADIEFIAQYLVLAYAAEFKNMTQWSDNIRIFTTASELDIISESEAQQLIHAYCFYREHYHILSLRQQDKLVLTSEVEMLKQQVITSWQKYLVE; via the coding sequence ATGGATAAAATGCAGTTAGTCGAACCGTTGTTAAGTTTAGGGCAAAAGCGATTTAGTGAGTTGTTTGCACAAAGAGTTCCTCATAATGACATCGTGCAATTGTTGGCGCTTAGTGATTTTGCTTATCAAGTTTTGGCAAGTGATAGCAGTTTAATTGAGTGGTTGCTTGATGAGCAGCAATGCCAAAGTCGAGCAATTGTTTCAGCCTTACCTGATGACTTAGTTTCATTAGACGAAAAACAGTGTTTTCAGTTGCTGCGCCGTTACCGCCAACGTTATTGGCTCAAAGTTGCTTACTTAGATTTAGTTCGCAAAAATCCAATTGATGACAGCATTGCCTATATCTCAAAATTATCAGACCAGCTGATTGATGATGCATATCGTTATGCTTATCAGCAAGTTGCAATTACTTGCGGCATGCCAATTGATAAGCAAGGTGAGCCGATGCCGATGTTGATTTTAGGCATGGGAAAATTAGGTGGTTTTGAGCTCAATTATTCCTCAGATATCGATTTAATTTTTAGTTATCCTTATCAATGCGATACCCAAGGCGGGCGCCGGGCCATTGAAGGACATGTTTTTTTCACCAAAGTAGCGCAAAAAGTAATTGCAGCATTAAATCAGGTCACGCCTGATGGCCAAGTATTTCGAGTTGATATGCGGTTGCGGCCTTTTGGAGAAAGTGGTCCTTTGGTGATGAGTTTTACTGCGGTAGAAGAATACTACCAAGAGCAGGGACGTGATTGGGAGCGTTATGCCATGCTCAAAGCGCGCTTAATTGGGCAAAAAAATAACTATTGGCCAGAGTTTTACGCCTTATTAAAACCATTTGTTTATCGTCGCTATATTGATTTTTCGGTGATTGAATCGCTGCGAAAAATGAAAGCTATGATAGCGCAAGAAGTGAGGCGAAAAGGTTTAAAAGGCAATATCAAATTAGGCTCAGGTGGTATTCGAGAAGTTGAGTTTGTGGTGCAAGCGTTTCAAATGATCCGTGGTGGACGCGAAGCGACTTTGCAAACTCAATCTTTATTACTTGCGCTGCAAGAATTAGTAATACTTGAGGCCATAGCGCTCGCTGATGCGACCAAACTCAAAGATGCATATCTATTTTTGCGAAAAATAGAGCAATATCTGCAAATATTTAATAATGAACAAACTCAAACCTTGCCCGTTGAACCTTTAAATCAAGCCAGATTATGTTGTTTGTTGGCTGTCAGTTCTTATGATGACGTGCTTAAGTTGATTGATACTTATATGCAGCAAATTCATGGTGAATTTAGTGTCATGGTTGGGGTGGAAAAAGAGCATCAAGATGACGAGGGGGGGCAGTACGATACATTATGGAATGAACCAGACTTTAGCCAACTTGAGCTCAGTTGGGGAGCCGATAATGAACAAGCGTGGCAAAATGTTTTGTTTGAATTTAAACAGCAAATGGCTAAAAAACGCATCGGTAGCCGTGGGCGCGATATCTTAGATAAGCTCATGCCACAGTTGTTACATCAACTGGTGGTTACAACGAATGACGTTAACGTGCTTAAAATGACTTTAGCTGTGATTGAACAGGTTGCCTCACGCACCGCTTATCTTGAGCTTTTATATGAAAACTTAGGCGCATTAAAACAGTTAATAAAATTATGCAGTCATAGCCGCTGGATTGGTGAGCATTTAGCGCGTTACCCAATTTTATTAGATGAATTAATTGATCCTGCCATTTTATATCGTCCATTAGCACTTAATGCTTATCGCAGTGAGATTCGTCAGTACTTTTTACGTATTGAACCTCAAGATCTGGAATTACAGATGGAAGCGCTGCGTCAATTTAAACAAACTCATCAATTACGTATTGCGGCTGCTGATGCCACGCATGTCATTGATATTATGAAGGTGAGTGATCATCTAACGGCCTTGGCCGAGGCCATAGTTGAACAAAGTGTTGAAATAGCTTGGCAGCACATGGTCAGTCGATTTGGTTACCCACAAGGCGCTGATGAGCATAACAAAGGTTTTGCGGTGATAGCTTATGGTAAAGCAGGTGGTTTGGAGCTTGGTTATGACTCTGATTTAGACCTTGTTTTTGTTCATAATAGTGATGCAACATCGCTTACCAATGGTGATAAACAAATTGATTCACGCCAGTTTTATTTAAAACTGGCGCAACGTTTAATGCATTTATTTAATACTCGAACCAGCTCGGGCATTTTATATGAACTCGATCCGCGTCTTCGTCCTGAGGGTGCTTCGGGGCTCTTGGCTATTAATATAGAAACCTTTGGCTTGTATCAAAATGAGCAAGCATGGACTTGGGAGCATCAAGCGCTGGTTCGTACTCGAATGATTTATGGCCAAGAATCTTTGCAGCAACGCTTTAGTGATATTCGCCATCAAGTACTGGCTCTGGTGCGTGATAAACAAGCGCTAAAAGTACAAGTGCGCGAAATGCGCGAGAAAATGCGCGAGCATTTAGCTAAAGGTGACGGCTTGCAATTTGACTTAAAACAAGATGTCGGTGGTATGGCTGATATTGAGTTTATAGCTCAATATTTAGTGCTCGCTTATGCTGCTGAGTTTAAAAATATGACGCAGTGGTCTGATAATATTCGTATTTTCACCACAGCAAGTGAACTTGATATTATCAGCGAAAGTGAAGCCCAACAGTTGATCCATGCCTATTGTTTTTATCGTGAGCACTATCATATTTTGAGTTTGCGCCAACAAGATAAATTAGTTTTAACCAGCGAAGTTGAGATGTTGAAGCAGCAAGTAATAACAAGTTGGCAAAAATATTTAGTTGAATAA
- a CDS encoding TcpQ domain-containing protein, translating into MWFWIKHLSLAFILIAAAAYFLLSDGPIYRKSEKSNSAASGLSQFYANLRTSADRSSAQEEFVIELKLPENDITSELKQIEKTTTPSTTKWRGSIKSRRFSEGETLKSIMKKYADEEGIEFLWYLHKDYIVKHNFGVEDTFVATLYQLGKAIDSDFEFEVKTFFCPKQRTAVITEKSTPYLRDNCVQARAY; encoded by the coding sequence ATGTGGTTTTGGATCAAACATCTGTCATTAGCTTTTATTTTAATTGCAGCTGCGGCTTACTTTTTATTATCAGATGGTCCTATTTATAGAAAGTCTGAAAAAAGTAATTCTGCTGCCAGCGGCTTATCACAATTTTATGCCAACCTGCGGACATCAGCTGACCGAAGCAGCGCCCAAGAAGAGTTTGTAATCGAGCTAAAACTGCCTGAAAACGATATTACCAGCGAATTAAAACAAATTGAAAAAACAACTACGCCATCAACAACAAAATGGCGTGGCAGTATAAAAAGCAGACGTTTTAGTGAAGGTGAAACACTAAAGTCGATTATGAAAAAATATGCCGATGAAGAAGGGATTGAATTTTTATGGTATTTACACAAAGACTATATAGTCAAACATAACTTTGGCGTCGAAGATACCTTTGTTGCCACACTGTATCAGTTAGGAAAAGCCATCGACAGTGATTTTGAATTTGAAGTTAAAACCTTTTTCTGCCCCAAGCAACGCACTGCAGTGATCACTGAGAAATCAACGCCCTATTTACGCGATAATTGCGTACAAGCCAGAGCATATTAA
- the lpxL gene encoding LpxL/LpxP family Kdo(2)-lipid IV(A) lauroyl/palmitoleoyl acyltransferase, producing MVKNPKFKLAFLGPRFWLTWLGVLFLYLISWLPFFLQIQMGKGLGYLVHRFAKKRKHIAEVNIKLCFPQMSEGEQAKLVYQNMQQTGIAIFESGMAWWWPKWRVEKHFGSITGYEHIQAIQAQGYGVLMLVPHMLHLEMAGRVMGLSQEGVGFYRPHNNALMEFLMTRGRLRSNEYLIGKRDIKGLLATLKNGKLCYYLPDQDYGRKRAEFAPFFAVKETATTTGTTLFASSKHCKTVCFMSRRDEQGQYHLAITPMPEDFPSGNDLADVTLVNQAIERAVINAPAQYMWLHRRFKTRPDENSPSYY from the coding sequence GTGGTAAAAAATCCTAAATTCAAACTCGCATTTCTTGGCCCTCGCTTTTGGTTAACTTGGCTAGGCGTACTTTTTTTATATCTCATTTCATGGCTGCCATTCTTTTTACAAATTCAAATGGGTAAAGGATTAGGCTATTTGGTCCACCGTTTTGCCAAAAAACGCAAACATATCGCCGAAGTTAATATCAAACTGTGTTTCCCACAGATGAGTGAAGGTGAGCAAGCAAAACTGGTTTATCAAAATATGCAGCAAACAGGCATCGCTATTTTTGAATCAGGCATGGCCTGGTGGTGGCCCAAATGGCGAGTTGAAAAACATTTTGGATCCATTACAGGTTATGAACATATTCAAGCCATTCAAGCTCAAGGTTATGGAGTACTTATGTTAGTCCCTCACATGCTGCACCTTGAAATGGCTGGTCGTGTAATGGGACTTTCTCAAGAAGGCGTAGGCTTTTATCGCCCTCATAACAATGCCTTGATGGAGTTTTTAATGACCCGAGGCCGATTACGTTCAAATGAATACTTAATTGGCAAACGTGATATCAAAGGATTATTAGCCACCCTTAAAAATGGGAAGCTTTGTTATTATTTACCAGATCAAGATTACGGACGAAAACGCGCTGAATTTGCTCCGTTTTTTGCCGTAAAAGAAACCGCTACCACCACAGGCACTACCTTATTTGCATCAAGTAAACACTGTAAAACGGTCTGCTTTATGAGCCGCCGAGATGAACAAGGTCAATATCATTTAGCAATTACCCCGATGCCCGAAGACTTTCCATCAGGCAATGACCTTGCAGACGTCACTTTAGTAAACCAAGCAATTGAGCGGGCAGTAATAAATGCACCAGCGCAATACATGTGGCTTCATCGCCGCTTTAAAACACGCCCAGATGAAAATAGCCCATCTTATTACTAA